The Planococcus liqunii genome includes a region encoding these proteins:
- a CDS encoding histidine kinase dimerization/phospho-acceptor domain-containing protein, with translation MKKWLWLLTASMVLIGIFSVMELGQKYLGKSYTDTADFENDFASFTDRLIALELDPLSSEETVPVTSEEIEEYRNRYGSLAEQILSIQNQYTTDIEDAALADNKSLEEALIQERDKKIKEIRNNFSENETVIKKIEEEHKAEIERIIREQRSERTAFLEDSQHYVYELTNSETGETFTKGDFSGKPYFEKAYSGSNPLSAESALYTTDFGTEIKSDANFVGTIQIDRSLLAASSHGKSFMHFTTVKSILYGLTALAIAGGVLLWTHLRFDLNWFTRMHLYKKWIGLTMDVRFLLVFLSSFFGLYAVTKLFRSLMAIGFSDPIGFGLDFGWKLFVALGLIGISLLQIIWLFAYYRKVELLKFEFQQSLVLRNIRNAKEAFLDKSIGVQSLMLLVIVFLWGAGTVMALVYPPLFLVWIPSTLLIGIPVLLMMMKRFGYLNVLMMQTEAIANGQLNQELPVRGKSPLAQHAKQLNQLKEGVRLSMSEQAKSERLKTELITNVSHDLRTPLTSIITYTDLMKTPHLSDEERISYAEILDRKSQRLKTLIEDLFEVSKMASGNMELHCTRIDLNQLLQQAIAEHAEDIELSGLDFRISQPNKPVYAQVDGQKWWRVLDNLILNAIKYALPGTRVYLSLEEAEGQAEFTIKNITRYELGENTDELFERFKRGDESRQTDGSGLGLAIAQSIAELHGGAMKIEVDGDLFKVKVSIHTV, from the coding sequence ATGAAGAAATGGCTTTGGTTATTAACTGCATCCATGGTTTTGATTGGCATTTTCAGTGTTATGGAACTGGGGCAGAAATACTTGGGGAAATCCTATACAGACACGGCGGATTTCGAGAATGATTTCGCATCTTTTACAGACCGCCTGATTGCCTTGGAATTGGATCCGTTATCGTCCGAGGAGACGGTACCGGTCACTTCAGAAGAAATTGAGGAATACCGCAATCGCTATGGATCGCTTGCCGAACAAATCCTCAGTATCCAAAATCAATACACAACCGATATTGAAGACGCGGCTTTAGCAGACAATAAAAGCTTGGAAGAAGCATTGATTCAAGAGCGGGATAAGAAAATCAAAGAAATCCGCAATAATTTTTCAGAAAACGAAACAGTCATCAAAAAAATAGAGGAAGAGCACAAGGCTGAGATTGAGCGGATAATCCGCGAACAAAGAAGTGAACGAACCGCTTTCCTCGAAGACTCGCAACACTACGTATACGAATTGACAAATTCCGAAACCGGAGAAACGTTTACGAAAGGAGACTTTTCTGGAAAACCATATTTTGAAAAGGCTTATTCAGGCAGCAACCCTTTAAGTGCCGAATCTGCTCTCTACACGACAGATTTCGGCACTGAAATTAAATCAGATGCCAACTTTGTTGGAACGATTCAAATTGACCGGTCATTGCTGGCGGCATCGAGCCATGGGAAAAGTTTTATGCATTTTACAACCGTTAAGAGCATACTTTATGGATTAACTGCTTTAGCAATTGCAGGAGGAGTTCTCTTATGGACACATCTGCGGTTTGATCTGAACTGGTTCACCCGAATGCACCTTTACAAGAAATGGATCGGCTTAACAATGGATGTCCGCTTTTTACTGGTGTTTTTATCATCGTTTTTCGGACTGTATGCAGTGACGAAGCTTTTCCGGTCGTTGATGGCTATCGGATTTTCTGATCCTATTGGGTTTGGATTGGACTTCGGGTGGAAACTGTTTGTCGCACTTGGATTAATCGGCATATCTCTTTTGCAGATTATCTGGTTGTTTGCTTATTATAGAAAAGTAGAATTGCTGAAATTTGAGTTCCAGCAAAGCCTTGTCCTCCGGAATATACGGAATGCAAAAGAAGCCTTCCTGGATAAATCGATTGGAGTCCAGAGTTTAATGCTGCTTGTTATCGTCTTTTTATGGGGAGCTGGAACCGTAATGGCGCTCGTCTATCCGCCTTTATTTTTGGTATGGATACCGTCAACTTTACTGATCGGCATCCCGGTCCTGCTCATGATGATGAAGCGTTTCGGTTATTTAAATGTGCTGATGATGCAAACAGAAGCGATTGCCAATGGACAACTGAACCAAGAGCTTCCGGTACGCGGCAAATCGCCTTTGGCCCAGCATGCCAAACAGCTGAACCAGTTGAAAGAAGGCGTGCGCTTGTCGATGTCGGAGCAGGCGAAAAGCGAGCGGCTGAAAACGGAATTGATCACCAATGTCAGCCATGATCTGCGAACGCCTCTGACTTCAATCATCACCTATACCGATTTAATGAAAACGCCTCATTTATCGGACGAAGAACGCATATCCTATGCAGAAATCCTGGACCGCAAATCGCAGCGTCTGAAAACATTGATTGAAGACTTGTTTGAAGTTTCCAAGATGGCAAGCGGCAATATGGAACTTCACTGCACCCGCATTGACCTAAACCAATTGCTTCAGCAGGCGATTGCCGAACATGCAGAAGACATTGAACTTTCCGGTCTCGATTTTCGCATTTCCCAACCCAATAAACCGGTCTATGCACAAGTGGATGGCCAAAAATGGTGGCGGGTGCTCGATAATTTGATTTTGAATGCCATTAAATATGCGCTGCCTGGCACACGGGTTTATTTATCGCTTGAGGAAGCGGAAGGACAAGCAGAATTTACGATAAAAAACATCACGCGCTATGAGCTTGGCGAAAACACCGATGAATTGTTTGAGCGTTTTAAACGGGGAGATGAATCGCGGCAAACGGATGGCTCCGGGCTTGGGCTTGCCATTGCCCAATCGATTGCCGAACTTCACGGAGGCGCTATGAAAATTGAAGTGGACGGGGACTTGTTTAAAGTGAAAGTTTCAATTCATACTGTATAA
- a CDS encoding YjgB family protein yields MVKKLFWLGSAATLALSLAACSEASSNEDVPKSHTEEHSTETVEETAAAEPEQEKAEESESGVEEPVVDDEQKGMAIDTLKEIVKNAETGIVYRFSDGFQVGKATRDEVYAAIGEPEEQVDEFDFYHGSMGNASYQIAYDKNNVMEEARYFGTNVERQTNLGGITKKDLLEHVGEPAEERKIPATGETNLVYHAGDYELQFVLAKNGTTDHVNLLKKQ; encoded by the coding sequence ATGGTTAAAAAGCTATTTTGGTTAGGCAGCGCAGCCACGCTGGCTCTCAGCTTAGCCGCGTGCAGCGAAGCGAGCAGCAACGAGGATGTGCCAAAAAGCCATACAGAAGAACATTCAACTGAAACAGTGGAAGAAACAGCAGCAGCAGAGCCGGAACAGGAGAAGGCGGAAGAGAGTGAAAGTGGAGTGGAAGAACCGGTAGTCGATGACGAGCAAAAAGGAATGGCAATAGACACTTTAAAAGAAATTGTAAAAAACGCCGAAACCGGTATTGTCTACCGATTCTCTGATGGGTTTCAAGTCGGGAAAGCAACGCGCGATGAAGTGTATGCCGCAATAGGCGAACCGGAGGAGCAAGTGGATGAATTCGATTTTTATCACGGTTCGATGGGAAATGCTTCTTATCAAATTGCCTATGACAAAAACAATGTCATGGAAGAAGCACGCTATTTCGGCACCAACGTGGAGCGCCAAACGAATCTTGGCGGCATTACAAAGAAAGATTTGCTTGAGCATGTTGGAGAGCCGGCGGAAGAACGAAAAATTCCAGCTACCGGTGAAACAAATCTTGTCTATCATGCAGGAGATTACGAATTGCAGTTTGTCCTGGCGAAAAATGGCACGACAGATCATGTTAATCTTTTGAAAAAACAGTAG
- a CDS encoding response regulator transcription factor, with protein MMVHTVLVTDDDQDIRDGIEIYLKNEGYHVLKAANGLEAIQLLEENEVHVMILDIMMPKMDGISATFKIREQRNIPIIMLSAKAEDSDKIHGLSVGADDYVTKPFHPMELVARVKSQLRRYVTLGNYEDKAQRIEIDGLILDTNAKDVTLHGETIKLTPIEFKITELLMANAGRVFSIHEIYERVWNEPAYNAENIVAVHIRKIREKIEADPKNPRYVKVVWGIGYKMEK; from the coding sequence ATGATGGTGCATACAGTACTGGTCACGGACGACGATCAAGATATCCGGGACGGCATTGAAATATATTTGAAAAATGAAGGCTACCATGTATTGAAAGCGGCAAACGGCTTGGAAGCGATCCAATTGCTTGAAGAAAATGAGGTGCATGTCATGATTCTCGATATCATGATGCCGAAAATGGACGGGATTTCAGCGACTTTTAAAATCAGGGAACAGCGCAATATCCCAATTATTATGCTAAGTGCAAAAGCGGAGGATTCCGATAAAATCCATGGCTTGTCAGTAGGGGCGGATGATTATGTCACAAAACCGTTCCATCCGATGGAACTGGTAGCCCGGGTAAAATCCCAACTCAGACGTTACGTGACGCTCGGGAATTACGAGGATAAAGCCCAGCGCATTGAAATAGATGGGCTTATATTGGATACGAATGCGAAAGATGTAACGCTTCATGGCGAAACGATCAAGCTGACGCCGATAGAATTTAAAATAACGGAATTGCTCATGGCCAATGCCGGACGTGTGTTTTCAATCCATGAGATTTACGAACGTGTCTGGAACGAGCCGGCTTACAACGCTGAAAATATCGTTGCAGTACATATTCGCAAAATCCGCGAAAAAATCGAAGCAGATCCGAAAAATCCGAGATACGTAAAGGTGGTGTGGGGCATTGGCTACAAAATGGAAAAATGA
- a CDS encoding O-acetylhomoserine aminocarboxypropyltransferase/cysteine synthase family protein yields the protein MTNFKPETLLLHGGQQPDPVTGARGVAIHKTTSYVFKNTEHAQNLFGLKEQGNIYSRIMNPTVDVFEQRVALLEGGTAAVALASGMAAIAFSILNVAEAGDEIVADGNLYGGTYSLFANTLPRYGITVKFVDGTTNPENFRAAITDKTKAIFGEIIGNPSLNVFDVEAVADIAHENQIPLLIDNTFASPYGSNPIAFGADVVIHSATKWIGGHGTTIGGVVVDGGKFNWNNSRFPNYTEPDESYHGIRYGIDVEGASFATKLRVQLLRDFGPSLSAESAHAFLQGLETLHLRIPRHNSNARLIAEYLKDHPQVEWVNYIGFEDHPSHQLAQKYLRDGYGSIVNFGVKGGREAGRKVIDSVGLWSHVANVGDAKSLIIHPASTTHQQLKKEELELSGVTEELIRLSVGLENPEDLIADLEQAIQAAVLENV from the coding sequence ATGACAAACTTTAAACCAGAAACGCTTTTATTGCACGGCGGACAACAACCGGATCCAGTGACTGGAGCGAGAGGGGTAGCCATCCATAAAACCACTTCTTATGTGTTTAAAAATACGGAGCATGCCCAAAACTTATTTGGATTGAAAGAACAAGGAAATATTTATTCGCGCATCATGAACCCGACCGTGGACGTCTTTGAACAGCGTGTGGCGCTTCTTGAAGGCGGGACTGCTGCAGTCGCCCTTGCATCGGGAATGGCGGCCATTGCTTTCTCCATTCTGAACGTAGCGGAAGCGGGAGACGAAATTGTGGCGGACGGCAATCTGTACGGCGGTACCTACAGCCTTTTTGCCAACACATTGCCGCGCTATGGCATCACGGTTAAATTTGTAGACGGAACAACAAACCCGGAAAACTTCCGGGCAGCCATTACGGATAAAACAAAAGCGATTTTCGGTGAAATTATCGGAAACCCAAGCTTGAACGTTTTTGATGTAGAAGCGGTAGCCGACATCGCCCATGAAAATCAGATTCCTTTATTGATTGACAATACATTTGCCTCGCCTTACGGCAGCAATCCGATCGCGTTCGGCGCAGACGTTGTCATCCATTCCGCGACAAAATGGATCGGCGGGCACGGCACAACCATTGGCGGCGTTGTCGTGGACGGCGGCAAGTTCAATTGGAATAATTCAAGATTCCCGAACTACACAGAGCCGGATGAAAGCTACCACGGCATCCGCTATGGCATCGACGTGGAAGGCGCCTCGTTCGCAACCAAGCTGCGCGTGCAGCTGCTTCGCGATTTCGGGCCGTCATTAAGTGCGGAAAGTGCCCATGCGTTCCTGCAGGGACTGGAAACTTTGCATTTGCGCATCCCGCGCCATAACAGCAATGCGCGCTTGATTGCGGAATATTTGAAAGACCATCCGCAAGTGGAGTGGGTAAACTATATCGGTTTTGAAGACCACCCGTCTCACCAGTTGGCGCAGAAATATTTGAGAGACGGCTACGGTTCAATCGTCAACTTCGGCGTGAAAGGCGGACGCGAAGCGGGGCGCAAAGTCATTGACAGTGTCGGTTTATGGTCGCATGTAGCGAATGTCGGCGATGCCAAATCATTGATCATCCACCCGGCTTCGACCACGCATCAGCAATTGAAAAAAGAAGAACTGGAATTGTCAGGCGTTACCGAAGAATTGATCCGCTTGTCAGTAGGGCTTGAAAATCCGGAAGATTTGATTGCCGATCTTGAACAAGCCATCCAGGCAGCAGTTTTGGAAAACGTGTAA
- a CDS encoding helix-turn-helix domain-containing protein, producing the protein MYMTIPETAAFLSMPEEQILSYVLEGRIRAVHDGEQYLVNTSQFETHFQQLELAKQALEEWRATPIPDDVDIQDED; encoded by the coding sequence ATGTATATGACAATCCCGGAAACTGCCGCTTTTCTGTCGATGCCTGAAGAACAAATCTTGAGTTATGTGCTTGAAGGCCGCATTCGCGCAGTCCATGACGGAGAGCAGTACTTGGTCAACACCTCACAGTTTGAAACGCATTTCCAGCAGCTTGAATTAGCCAAACAGGCCCTTGAAGAATGGCGTGCGACTCCGATCCCGGATGATGTGGATATCCAAGATGAAGACTAA
- a CDS encoding DMT family transporter — MNYWPYIWVLLGAMLWGTTGTAQSFIDGTAHPLTIGALRLSIGGFTLLAFVLWTKKLKLRSIPWKAVLLSAATMALFQPLFFSSVQLTGIAIGTVVAIGSAPVFSGILEWAVLKRKPDRIWSMATGLAIIGCLLLFADKDAPAVDPAGILLALGAGLSFATYAGVSKKVLERMDAVPAVAVIFSLSALYLMPFLFFFDLSYIAAPENLGVILYLGLGATSLSYILFSSGLKLIPSSSAVTLSLAEPMTAALLGVFIVGEVLTGIAWVGVLLLLGGILVLTFGRKKADSKRKALSIE; from the coding sequence ATGAATTACTGGCCATATATATGGGTATTGCTTGGGGCAATGCTGTGGGGGACGACGGGAACTGCACAAAGTTTTATCGATGGAACGGCCCATCCTCTGACAATCGGTGCGCTGCGTTTGAGTATAGGAGGCTTTACGCTTTTGGCGTTTGTGCTATGGACAAAAAAATTGAAGCTTCGCTCAATCCCATGGAAAGCTGTCTTGTTATCAGCAGCCACAATGGCACTGTTTCAGCCCTTATTTTTTTCATCAGTCCAGTTGACCGGGATTGCGATCGGAACGGTTGTTGCCATCGGCAGTGCACCGGTTTTTTCAGGCATTTTGGAATGGGCGGTGCTAAAAAGAAAACCCGACCGCATTTGGAGCATGGCGACCGGCTTAGCGATTATCGGCTGTTTGCTGCTGTTTGCGGATAAGGATGCACCTGCTGTTGACCCGGCAGGCATTTTGCTCGCACTGGGTGCCGGGTTGTCATTCGCAACTTACGCCGGTGTCAGCAAGAAAGTGTTGGAACGTATGGACGCTGTTCCGGCAGTTGCGGTCATTTTCTCGTTAAGTGCACTGTATTTAATGCCGTTCTTATTCTTTTTTGATTTGTCATACATAGCAGCACCGGAAAATTTAGGTGTCATTTTATATCTGGGATTAGGAGCGACCAGTCTTTCCTATATTCTATTCTCCAGCGGCTTAAAGCTTATACCATCTTCTTCTGCGGTGACCTTGTCGCTTGCTGAGCCAATGACAGCCGCTCTGCTCGGCGTATTCATTGTCGGGGAAGTGCTGACGGGAATTGCCTGGGTCGGCGTTTTGCTGCTGCTTGGCGGGATTTTGGTTTTGACGTTCGGCAGAAAAAAGGCTGATTCAAAACGCAAAGCTCTTTCTATAGAATAG
- the metX gene encoding homoserine O-acetyltransferase MetX — protein MTTVSIGSLTLESTEVLHDVKLAYERCGKEGAPAILVCHALTGDQFAVGTAENPGWWSGLIGPGKAVDTDVFQVITFNVLGGCHGSTGPTSINPETGEPYRASFPLLTIRDMVRAEYAALKELGISHLTAVLGGSLGGMKALEWGHLYPDFVDGILPLAVTPAYSDYGVAFNWIGIQSIETDALFEGGNYVDSADLKGFELARMAAMVTYRSGNLFDQRFRRSTKEGQFQVESYLDYQGQKLAKRFDANSYLTLLKAMNTHDVSREKIDVEIFTLSFTYDLLYPSEQMIPWLKSMANASWEIIETQFGHDGFLVEFEKWGEYIQKKLNSLVVPELMR, from the coding sequence ATGACGACTGTATCCATAGGATCACTGACCTTAGAATCTACGGAAGTCTTGCATGATGTGAAACTTGCCTATGAACGCTGCGGAAAAGAAGGGGCTCCGGCCATCCTCGTCTGCCATGCGCTGACAGGCGATCAGTTCGCTGTAGGCACTGCTGAAAATCCAGGTTGGTGGTCGGGGCTGATCGGGCCTGGCAAAGCTGTGGATACAGACGTTTTTCAAGTCATTACCTTTAACGTGCTCGGCGGCTGCCATGGTTCAACGGGACCAACGTCGATAAACCCGGAAACCGGAGAACCTTACCGGGCCTCATTTCCGCTGCTTACGATACGCGACATGGTGCGTGCGGAATATGCCGCTTTGAAAGAACTTGGCATCTCTCATCTGACAGCGGTTCTTGGTGGTTCGCTCGGCGGGATGAAAGCGCTGGAGTGGGGGCATTTGTATCCGGATTTTGTAGATGGCATTTTGCCGCTTGCAGTGACGCCCGCCTATAGCGATTACGGAGTAGCATTCAACTGGATCGGCATTCAATCCATAGAAACTGATGCACTTTTTGAGGGCGGGAATTATGTGGATTCTGCAGATCTAAAAGGGTTTGAACTGGCGCGGATGGCTGCGATGGTCACTTACCGGAGCGGCAATTTGTTCGACCAGCGCTTCCGGCGCAGCACCAAAGAAGGACAGTTTCAGGTAGAATCATATTTGGACTACCAGGGGCAAAAACTGGCGAAACGCTTTGATGCCAACAGTTACCTGACTTTGTTGAAAGCGATGAATACCCATGACGTGTCACGGGAGAAAATCGATGTGGAAATCTTTACTCTATCCTTTACGTATGATTTGCTGTACCCGAGCGAGCAGATGATTCCGTGGTTAAAGAGCATGGCAAACGCTTCGTGGGAAATCATCGAAACCCAGTTCGGACATGACGGATTTCTGGTCGAGTTCGAAAAATGGGGAGAGTATATCCAAAAGAAATTGAATAGCCTGGTCGTTCCTGAACTCATGCGATAA